TGGGCCGCTACGGCAGCGGCGTGGAAGCCCTGAAAGGCCTGCACGAGCTCACGGAGCCGGTTGATTTGGCTTTTCTCGATATTCAGATGCAGGAGCTGACCGGCCTGGAGCTGGCGCGGGTGCTGGGCCAGCAGGCCGCGCCGCCGCGCGTTATTTTCACCACGGCTTTTCCGCAATATGCCCTGGAGGGCTACAAGGTAGATGCGCTCGACTACCTGGTAAAGCCCTTCAACTACGAGGAGTTTTTGCGGGCCGCCAATAAGGCCCGCGCCTACGCCGAGCTCGCGCACGCCAGCCACGAAGCGGCCGCGCCCGCGGCGGCAGCCGAAGAAGAGCACATTTTTCTGAAAGTAGAGTACCAGCTTGTGCGCGTCTCGCTCAGCGATATCCTCTACGTGGAGGGCCTGAAGGACTACGTGAAGGTGCACCTCAAGAGTACGCCCCGCGCCCTGCTCTCGCTCATGAGCCTGCGGGCAATGGAAGAAAAGCTGCCCGCCCGGCGCTTTCTGCGCATTCACCGCTCGTTTATCGTGGCCCTCGATAAGATTGAGGCCGTGCGCCGCCTCACCGTCCAGATTGGCACCGAAACCATTCCGGTGGGCGAGCAATACAAGGAAGCCTTCGCCCAGTTTCTGAGCCGCTGGACCTGAACTGGCTGGTCAGTAAGCGCTTGCTACTTCGGTACCTGCATCTCGGGTGGGCGGGGGGCGGGCCGCAGGCCCCGCAGCTGCTCGTATTTCTCGACCTGCTCGGGCGTGAGCACGGCCTCTATCTTGGTTTCGAAGTCGGCCTCGCGGGCCTGGCGGGAGGCATGCTCCGTTTCGTCGGGGCGGTGCGTGAGGCGCTGCTTGCGCTGGCTTTGCTCTTCATCGAGCAGCGTATTAATGCGGACTACCTGGGCAGGACTCAGGTCGAGCTGCCGCAAAATGCCCGTGCGCTTGCCCCGGTGCGCCAGCACCACTACTTCGGGCAGGGTCTGGGCGCAGAGGCCAACGCTGCTGAGCGCAGCCGGCAGCAAAGCCAGCCAAAACAGATGAGTACGTAGCATAAAACTAGAATACGGACGCGTTCGACCCGAAGAGCAGCCGGGAGCGCAGCAGTAAAGGT
The sequence above is drawn from the Hymenobacter baengnokdamensis genome and encodes:
- a CDS encoding LytR/AlgR family response regulator transcription factor is translated as MPVTCIAVDDEPLALALLCTFIEQTPFLKLVGRYGSGVEALKGLHELTEPVDLAFLDIQMQELTGLELARVLGQQAAPPRVIFTTAFPQYALEGYKVDALDYLVKPFNYEEFLRAANKARAYAELAHASHEAAAPAAAAEEEHIFLKVEYQLVRVSLSDILYVEGLKDYVKVHLKSTPRALLSLMSLRAMEEKLPARRFLRIHRSFIVALDKIEAVRRLTVQIGTETIPVGEQYKEAFAQFLSRWT